TGATCTGGCTGAAAAGTACAATGCCATGACCTATCTGGACGAAGTACATGCAGTTGGCATGTATGGTCCTCGTGGCGGTGGTATTAGTGAGCGTGACAATGTGATGGACCGCATTGATGTAATCGAGGGCACTCTGGCAAAAGCCTACGGTGTTCTAGGTGGTTATATCACCGCAAGTCAGGCTCTAATTGATGCTGTACGCTCTTATGCGCCGGGCTTCATTTTCACCACCGCAATTCCTCCGGGTCTGGCAGCTGCGGCGAAAGCCTCAATTCGCCACCTGAAGGAATCCCAGATCGAGCGCGATGCCCAGCAGGAGCAAGCTGCTAAAACCAAACAGGTTCTCAAATCTGCAGGCTTGCCGGTTATGCCGTCTGACACGCATATTATTCCAATTCTGGTAGCAGATCCTGATCTGTGCAAACAGGCAACCGATCTTTTGCTTGAAAAGCACGGTATCTACATTCAGCCCATTAACTACCCAACCGTTCCACGGGGAACTGAGCGCCTGCGCATTACTCCCGGTCCAGCCCACAATGATGCATTGATCCTGCAATTGCGCGATGCTCTTGTGAGTGTTTGGCAGGAGCTGGGTATCACAAAGGCGAATGACAGCGAGCTGGATGCTGCAAGTGCTAGTGACAATGCACAGGTGTTGCACCACGCCTCAGGCGGTTAAAGAACAGTTCTAAGCCATCAAGCACTTCAAACGTGTTTTGGAAAATATTGAAAGGCCGGAGATTAAATCCGGCCTTTTTTGTGTCTGGACTGTTACACCAGTTCCTTTGACTGGTTGAACTTCTCCATAAAACCACGTTGTCCTTCACCAGCCCATGTCTCGCCCCAGGATAACAAGGTATCCAGTGGCATGGGGCCTGAGAAATAATAGCCTTGCAGCATATCAACACCGCAATCACGAGCGGATAAGGCCTGCTCCAAAGTCTCGACGCCTTCCGCAACAACACGGGTGCCTGTTTCCTTTGCAAGGGACGCGGTGGCACTCAAAATAGCCTGTCGCCGCGTATCCCCTTGAATATTCTCCACAAAGCACCTGTCAATCTTGATCGTGTCTATGGGGAGCTCTGCCAGACGGGCCAGCCCCGAATAGCATGTCCCAAAATCATCAAGGGCGAAACGGATTCCGGCTTTGCTGAGCTTCTCTATCTGCTGCAGGCCAGCGTCTGCATCGCCAAGGCACTGAGTTTCTGTCAGTTCCAACTCCAGAATGTCTGGTGCCAAATCAAACCGTTCCAGCGTTGTAAGAACAGTTTCCGAAAAGTTCGTGGCCATAAGCTCACCGATGGATACATTCACGGCAATTCGAGTGGACTTGAAGGTTTCCCTAATAACCTTGGCATCCGCGCACACTTTTTCAAGAACAATAGCTCCGAGCTGCTCCATCCGCTCAGACCCCTCCAAAAGAGGCAAAAAATCCGAGGGGCCGATAATTTGTGTCTTTGTGCGAGGCCACCGGACCAGCGCTTCAACTCCGCAGACCTGCCCGGTGGAACCTCGAACCAGTGGCTGATAGAAAACACAGAATTGTTTGGCCTCCAATGCAGCGTCCAGCTCCTGTAGGCGTGCCATCTGGCTTGCGTTATGGCGTAGGTTCAAATCCGACTTGGAGATTGATGCCGTGCTTCCGGTGAATTTGGTCAGGGACAGTGCCACCTGCGCTTTTTGCAAGAGCTCGGAAAAGCACTCGTTTGCTTTAGCAAGGCTTACAGCCTCGGCCTTTGCCCGCCCGACCCGAGGCTCCAGTTGAAGCTCTGGATACTCCGAGGCCAACGCCAGCTTAAGAGAGTGTAACAGGTTTTTGGGAAGTGCATGGAGGGCCTCTCGTCCCGCCCCATCAAAGACAAGCAAAAGAAACTCATGGGTCACGGGGCGGGCGACATACGCGATTGCAGAGTGCTTTTCACTCAATGACGACATGGTTCCATGCAACTGATCCGGTTGCGTTGCCATGTTCTGAAAGCCGAGCTGCTCCAGCTGTTCGCCTATCACCCGCGCGGCGCTGCCAAGAACACCCTCTATATTCTCATAGGAGTAGCCAGTGGCTCCTTGAAGTCCTTCAAACAAATCCAGAGCAATGAGATGGCACTCCCCTTTATAGCCGTCAAACTCTGCAAGCAGCTTCTTTCCTGTCGCGAAAAACAGGGCAGGTTCCATAAGTCCTGTCTTTTCGTCTACCGACAGTTTACGCAGGGCCTCGTGTTGCTCTGACCGGAAACGGGCAACAAGGTTATTGAGGCCCTGCCTCGCTTCTTCCAGATTGCGGCTGGACCCCCTGATCCTTTGAAAGAAGGTAAACTCATTCTCTTCATCCCCGGAACGTGCAAAGGCTTTCAGGGCTGCCCGATCTTTCAGACCCGCGAAACAGGCAACACTGCCGGACACAATAGCAAGGCCGCCAAGCCACATCAGGACTTCATCATTCAAGACAACCAGTGGCGAGAGGAAAAAATAACAGAAGAACGCGAGAGTGGCTGGTGCAATAAACCCAGAAAGAAACAGCCGCAGCAGCATGTTCCACCCGCGCGCCTGCACTTGTTTCACGTTCTGGTTTTCTTGCAATTTCACGAAGGCCCCACACGCTAAATAATTGCGTTGTTATTCGCGATACTAGAGGAGAGTGCAACTACAAAACCAGCTAGAAAACTGTTTGACGATTTCAAACTGAATAAAAGACACCGATGATTATTTATAGGTGTTCAAGTGACGCAATGACATGCAACCTTACATATACGTAATGTTAAATAGGTCCGTTCAGCCTGTTAATTGTTGGGCTCGCTCCTGTTCTTCGGCAGTGGCAAATCACCATCATCCAGAATACGCCATTTCGCCCCTTCAAGGTCATCGTACTGCCCACTCTTCAAGGACCAAAGGAATGCACCAAGCCCCGCGCCCCCAAGCAAAAGGGCCACAGGAATGAGATAAACAAGAATTTCCATAAAACCTACTCCGACTTGGTTGCGTTCAAAGGCACAGTTTTGCGAACACGGCCAAGCGATACTTTAAGACGGATTGCGTTCAGTGTCACAAGAATAGACGAACCTGACATGGCAAGAGCTGCCAGAAGCGGGGTTACAAACCCAAGAACCGCCACGGGAACCGCGAAGAAGTTATAGATCGCGGATATCCAGAGGTTTTGTTTCATCAACCCGTGGGCTTTTCTTGAAATCATGAGTGCTTCATGCACGGGATAGAGGCTGTCTCCCAGAAAAATGGCATCGGACGCGGCCTGACTGATATGCACAGCCGAAACGGGAGACAGAGAGACACTAGCAGCCGCCAGCGCTGGCGCGTCATTCAAGCCATCCCCAACCATCAAGACCGTCTTACCTTCACTTCTCAGTTGCTCCACCACGGCAATTTTGTCCTGTGGCTTCAATCCTGCCTGCCAGTGCTCAATTGAAAGTTCCTCGGCCACCTGCTGAACCGCACTGTCGCGATCTCCCGAAAGAATTTGTAGGCTTAAGCCACGCCTTTGAAGCTTTTCTATGACCTCGCTTGCGTCTTGTCGCAGGTGTTGTCCAATTGGGAATAAAGCGGGCTCGGCGCTTCCCCTTGCAAAAGCAATAAAAGAGGCCTGAGGGTACTGGAGGCGGGCCTGCTCCAGCCTGTTGCTCTCCACACCACAAAACTCGGGAGACCCGAGACGAAGCTCGTGACCATCTACCTTGGCTAGCACCCCCTGCCCCGCCAGCTCCTGCGCCTCTTCAATAGGCTTAACCGCCTCGCAAGCTTTTGCTAAAGCCTCGGATAAGGGGTGGGAAGAAGATAAGGCGAGCCGCGCAGCCAATTCCAAGTACTCCCTGTCAATGCCGGAGGTGCCGACAAGGGTTGGCTCTGGCAGCGTCAAAGTGCCGGTCTTGTCAAAAATAACAGTATCCACTGCCGCCAAGCGCTCAATGGCGTCCCCCGAATTCAGTAGGATACGGCTGGAAAAAAACTGCCCGCTCGCCACCACCTGAACCACCGGAATGGCAAGACCAAGGGCGCAAGGGCAGGTGATAATGAGAACCGAGATGGCAATAACAAGGGAATCCTGCCAGCTGGAGCCAAGAGCAAACCAGCCGAGGAAGGTAAGCAGAGCCGCAGTGTGAACCACCGGTGCATAAAGGCGTGATGCACGGTCGGCCATCTGTACATATTTCGAACGCCCTTCAAGAGCGGTTTCCAAAAGCTTATTGACTTCGTCAAGAAGCGTGCCCTTGGTCGCGGCCCGTACCGTGATCACTAAAGTGCCGGAGGTATTTGTTGTGCCAGCGTAAACCAGATCCCCCGCACTGACTTCCTGAAGAGCGGTCTCGCCTGTAACCAGACTTTGGTCCAGCTCAGATGTCCCACTGAAAATTACACCGTCCACGGAGATGCGATCTCCGGGCCGTACCAAGACTTTGTCGCCTGCCTCCAGCTTGGACAGGGGCACTTCTATGGTAGAGCCGTCGGGCATAAGGCGGGCGGCACTTTCTGCTTTCAAGACAGCTATATTTTCAGCAAACTTACGCGTCTTGCGTCGCATAATGTGCTCCAGATAGCGGCCCGCCAGCAAAAAGAACAACAGCATGACGGCACTGTCGAAGTAGGCATCCTTGGCATGCTGAATGGTTTGCACTAAGGACAGGCCGGTTGCCAGAAGAACCCCGATAGAAATCGGCACATCCATATTGAGGCGGCGTATCGAAATAGCCTTTATGGCGCTACGGAAAAACGGTCTGCCCGCATAAGCCACAGTCGGCAATGCGATGAGAGCGGAAATCCAGTGAAAGAACGCGCGCGTTTCCATATCGATGTCGGATTGGTTGCCAGACCACACTGAGATGGACAGCAACATAACATTCATTGCAGCAAAACCTGATATGGCAAGGGAGCGCAATAACTCCTTACCGACCGCGTCTCCGCGCTCTTTGACCTGCGCGGGGTCAAATGGATAGGCTTTATACCCAAGAGACTCCAAGCGCTCCACAAGGACGTCAGGATCCTGCGCTTCGCTCTCCCAGTCCACCGACAAGCGATGGCTGGAGAGGTTTACGCGGGCGCGTTCGACACCTTCCAGCTTATGCAGGCTATTTTCAATTTCATACATGCACGCAGCGCACGTAATTCCGTCTACAGCCAAGTCCATTGTGGAATGGCCATCATCCTTCACCGTAATGAAGGCGTCCCAATCTCGGCTATGGGCATTCATTGGCTGTTCCAGCTAGTCTTCCAAGTAAGTGCGGTTGCGCGAGACAAAGGCTGGCTTTGCATCACTTTGCTCACTAAATGCTTCCACAATAACAGTCCAGTTGCCTGCTGCAAGGTGTTCAAGATTGCCAACATAGCGTCCCACCTTCTGTTCCAGCAATGGCACCACCACATCGGTTGTTGTGATTGTGGGACGCTGGAACGTTACCTGAACTTTTTGCGGGGAAATCGGGTTCCCCTCTTTATCCAAAGCATCCAAACCAATGTTCACACTGCCATCGTTATTGCGGTTCACCTGCGCATTGACCTGCCAGCCACGCACAGCCTGTGCTTTGGCTCTAGCAATCTCGCTGTTGTAACCTTGGCTCACTTCATAGGAGCTTTCCACTTCCAAGCCGGGAAATGTCTCCACCGCGATATAGATCAGATAGGCATTGGCTGTAAAAATGATCCCGAAGAAAGTGCAAAAGGCGGCAAGTACATGCCAACCTTTAATGGTTCTTGGGCCGGTGCCTTGTGTTGTACTAGAAGAAACTGCCATGTTTTTATCCTCTTCCGGGATACCCGCAGGTATCCCGGTGATGGGGGAAGGATAGACAAAAGCCTATTTACTATCAGGTCCACGGAAGAAATCACCAATAACGCGGCTTTCTCCCGTATTCGGGTTTTCAAGTTTGAAGTTGAACGGCGTTGTGTCGGGCATTGTCGTGCCTTTTGGCGAGAACAACAAAACACGTACAGCTCGGGTGGTATCTGGTCCAATATCCAGCAGTACTTGCTCGCTGTTGGCTTTTGGGGAACCTACGACTTGCATAAAGCTGCCTTCCGGCATGCCTTCCATACTCAACACAAATTGCTGATCTTCCGGAACACGGTTCATCATGCGCACCGTAAAGCCGTTGCGGATAGAGCGGTCATTTTGAACCACGTAAATCGGATTACGATCATGAACGACAGTTAAATCTACATAGCGGCGGTTCATCAGATTGTAGATCATCAATGCGCTCATGCCGATGATGATCAACGAGTAGATGACTGTTCGAGGACGAATGATCTTGAACTCTGGCTCCAGCCCCTGCTCTCGCCGCTCGATATTCATATCCGTATCGTAAGCGATCAAGCCGGTTGGCTTGCCAACCTTGGTCATCACATTATCGCAGGCGTCAATACACAGGCCACACTGGATACAATCAAGCTGAACACCGTCACGGATGTCCACACCGGTAGGGCACACATTCACGCACTGATAACAGTCAATACAATCACCAGCTGACAGCCCGTGGGCTTTGCGCTTCTCGTTTTCCTTCAGGTGTCCGCGTGGTTCACCGCGGTCATAGCGATACGTCACGTTCAAGGCGTGCTCATCGGTGAGCGCTGCCTGAATACGAGGCCAAGGGCACATATAAGTACACACTTGCTCGCGCATGATCCCTGCAAGAGAATAAGTGGTAAAGGTTAGAATACCGATCCAGATATAGGCGGACCAAGACGCCTGCCCTGTCGCTAGGTCGAGCACCAGAGAGGGAGCATCGGCAAAATAAAGCACCCAAGCACCGCCGGTCCACCATGCGATCAGCAGCCAAATAAAATGCTTTGAAACTTTCTTTGTAACTTTTTCGGCGGACCAAGGAGCATGGTCCAGCGCGATACGCTTGCGTCTGTCCCCTTCAATCAGGCTTTCCACGCGCAGGAAAAGGTCTGTCCATACGGTTTGCGGGCACAGATATCCACACCAGACACGCCCTGCAACGGCATTCATCAAGAAGAGGATTACAGAGGCCATAACAAGCAGACCTGCTATGTAAAACACCTCTTGCGGCCACATATCGAGAAAAAAGAAATAGGCGCGCTTGCGCTCAAAATCAATCAGGACGGCCTGATTGGGCAGGTTGGGGCCACGGTCCCACCGGATAAAGGGCAGAAAATAATAAATTCCGAGGGTTACCGCGAGTATAGCCCACTTAATGTTTCGAATTCGGCCTTTAACTTTTGCTGGATAAATTTTGGCTGCAGACGCAAACCAACTTTCATTCTCAGGATTGGCGGGATCAACATCCATTTTCATGGCCGGTATGCCTATATCTTTTTAAAATGGGGAAGCCGGCACGAAAACCGCGCCGACTTATATCACTTTGTCAGAATATTACTGACCGCCACCAAGGGAGTGGACGTATACAGCCAAGGATTTGACTGTTGTCTCACCCAGACGATCGATCCAGGCTGGCATAACGCCGTGGCGTGGATTGTTCACCTGAGCTGCAATATCCTCTACGGAACGGCCGAACACCCAGCTTGGGTTGGTCAGGTTTGGCGCGCCAAACTCCTGCAACCCTTTAAGATCTTCACCGTGACAGGCTGCACAGTTATCCGCATAAACGGTTTTACCTGCTTCAAGATCTGCACCACCAAGAGCTGACAGGCCAGCCGCTTTGCCCACAAAGCTTGCAACATTGCGAATTTGCTCTTGATCGAGCATTTCATCGCGTCCGAATGCCAACATTTCGCCCACACGAGTATCTTCATGCTCAGAGCGGATACCGTAGGAGATGGTTTGAGCGATATCGTCCAGCGTACCGCCCCAGATCCAGTTGTCGTCCTGCAGGTTCGGGTAGCCAACAAAGCCTGTTGCACCGGTACCGTGACAAGGCGCACAGTTGTCAGCAAAAGCTGCACCACCTGCGGCCATGGCAAACTCGAGAAGCTTTGGCGTGCTCTGGATTTCTTCCAAAGACGCGGTCATCAACTCGCCACCAAGCGCTGCACGCTCGCCCATTGCCTGCGAATACTCTGCAGCC
This genomic window from Pseudovibrio sp. M1P-2-3 contains:
- a CDS encoding EAL domain-containing protein, whose amino-acid sequence is MKLQENQNVKQVQARGWNMLLRLFLSGFIAPATLAFFCYFFLSPLVVLNDEVLMWLGGLAIVSGSVACFAGLKDRAALKAFARSGDEENEFTFFQRIRGSSRNLEEARQGLNNLVARFRSEQHEALRKLSVDEKTGLMEPALFFATGKKLLAEFDGYKGECHLIALDLFEGLQGATGYSYENIEGVLGSAARVIGEQLEQLGFQNMATQPDQLHGTMSSLSEKHSAIAYVARPVTHEFLLLVFDGAGREALHALPKNLLHSLKLALASEYPELQLEPRVGRAKAEAVSLAKANECFSELLQKAQVALSLTKFTGSTASISKSDLNLRHNASQMARLQELDAALEAKQFCVFYQPLVRGSTGQVCGVEALVRWPRTKTQIIGPSDFLPLLEGSERMEQLGAIVLEKVCADAKVIRETFKSTRIAVNVSIGELMATNFSETVLTTLERFDLAPDILELELTETQCLGDADAGLQQIEKLSKAGIRFALDDFGTCYSGLARLAELPIDTIKIDRCFVENIQGDTRRQAILSATASLAKETGTRVVAEGVETLEQALSARDCGVDMLQGYYFSGPMPLDTLLSWGETWAGEGQRGFMEKFNQSKELV
- the ccoG gene encoding cytochrome c oxidase accessory protein CcoG, which encodes MDVDPANPENESWFASAAKIYPAKVKGRIRNIKWAILAVTLGIYYFLPFIRWDRGPNLPNQAVLIDFERKRAYFFFLDMWPQEVFYIAGLLVMASVILFLMNAVAGRVWCGYLCPQTVWTDLFLRVESLIEGDRRKRIALDHAPWSAEKVTKKVSKHFIWLLIAWWTGGAWVLYFADAPSLVLDLATGQASWSAYIWIGILTFTTYSLAGIMREQVCTYMCPWPRIQAALTDEHALNVTYRYDRGEPRGHLKENEKRKAHGLSAGDCIDCYQCVNVCPTGVDIRDGVQLDCIQCGLCIDACDNVMTKVGKPTGLIAYDTDMNIERREQGLEPEFKIIRPRTVIYSLIIIGMSALMIYNLMNRRYVDLTVVHDRNPIYVVQNDRSIRNGFTVRMMNRVPEDQQFVLSMEGMPEGSFMQVVGSPKANSEQVLLDIGPDTTRAVRVLLFSPKGTTMPDTTPFNFKLENPNTGESRVIGDFFRGPDSK
- the hemA gene encoding 5-aminolevulinate synthase codes for the protein MDYQNIFSDAIASLKDEKRYRIFADLERIAGRYPHAIWRPNNAAWPQNDAEREIVVWCSNDYLGMGQHPTVTTALTETVQKMGAGAGGTRNISGTNRPLVELEAELADLHGKEGALVFTSGYVSNEAAISTIAKLLPDCLILSDQLNHASMIAGVRGSGCAKKIWRHNDLDHLESLLKEAGNDRAKLICFESVYSMDGDVAPIEKIADLAEKYNAMTYLDEVHAVGMYGPRGGGISERDNVMDRIDVIEGTLAKAYGVLGGYITASQALIDAVRSYAPGFIFTTAIPPGLAAAAKASIRHLKESQIERDAQQEQAAKTKQVLKSAGLPVMPSDTHIIPILVADPDLCKQATDLLLEKHGIYIQPINYPTVPRGTERLRITPGPAHNDALILQLRDALVSVWQELGITKANDSELDAASASDNAQVLHHASGG
- the ccoS gene encoding cbb3-type cytochrome oxidase assembly protein CcoS, translating into MEILVYLIPVALLLGGAGLGAFLWSLKSGQYDDLEGAKWRILDDGDLPLPKNRSEPNN
- a CDS encoding FixH family protein; its protein translation is MAVSSSTTQGTGPRTIKGWHVLAAFCTFFGIIFTANAYLIYIAVETFPGLEVESSYEVSQGYNSEIARAKAQAVRGWQVNAQVNRNNDGSVNIGLDALDKEGNPISPQKVQVTFQRPTITTTDVVVPLLEQKVGRYVGNLEHLAAGNWTVIVEAFSEQSDAKPAFVSRNRTYLED
- a CDS encoding cation-translocating P-type ATPase; amino-acid sequence: MNAHSRDWDAFITVKDDGHSTMDLAVDGITCAACMYEIENSLHKLEGVERARVNLSSHRLSVDWESEAQDPDVLVERLESLGYKAYPFDPAQVKERGDAVGKELLRSLAISGFAAMNVMLLSISVWSGNQSDIDMETRAFFHWISALIALPTVAYAGRPFFRSAIKAISIRRLNMDVPISIGVLLATGLSLVQTIQHAKDAYFDSAVMLLFFLLAGRYLEHIMRRKTRKFAENIAVLKAESAARLMPDGSTIEVPLSKLEAGDKVLVRPGDRISVDGVIFSGTSELDQSLVTGETALQEVSAGDLVYAGTTNTSGTLVITVRAATKGTLLDEVNKLLETALEGRSKYVQMADRASRLYAPVVHTAALLTFLGWFALGSSWQDSLVIAISVLIITCPCALGLAIPVVQVVASGQFFSSRILLNSGDAIERLAAVDTVIFDKTGTLTLPEPTLVGTSGIDREYLELAARLALSSSHPLSEALAKACEAVKPIEEAQELAGQGVLAKVDGHELRLGSPEFCGVESNRLEQARLQYPQASFIAFARGSAEPALFPIGQHLRQDASEVIEKLQRRGLSLQILSGDRDSAVQQVAEELSIEHWQAGLKPQDKIAVVEQLRSEGKTVLMVGDGLNDAPALAAASVSLSPVSAVHISQAASDAIFLGDSLYPVHEALMISRKAHGLMKQNLWISAIYNFFAVPVAVLGFVTPLLAALAMSGSSILVTLNAIRLKVSLGRVRKTVPLNATKSE
- the ccoP gene encoding cytochrome-c oxidase, cbb3-type subunit III, which encodes MSDHNREIDEISGVETTGHEWDGLKELNNPLPRWWLYMFYGCIVWAIGYMILMPSWPLVDSYTKGFLGASQREQVAAEYSQAMGERAALGGELMTASLEEIQSTPKLLEFAMAAGGAAFADNCAPCHGTGATGFVGYPNLQDDNWIWGGTLDDIAQTISYGIRSEHEDTRVGEMLAFGRDEMLDQEQIRNVASFVGKAAGLSALGGADLEAGKTVYADNCAACHGEDLKGLQEFGAPNLTNPSWVFGRSVEDIAAQVNNPRHGVMPAWIDRLGETTVKSLAVYVHSLGGGQ